The genomic stretch CACAACAAGTTGGTATTTCAAATGTGAATTTATCTAAAATAAAAACAAATAAAGTAAATGCTATTAGATTTTCAACTTTAGAAGCAATTTGTAAATCATTAGATTGTCAACCAGGGGATATTTTAAAATATGAAGAATAGAAATAATTAATAGGTGCTTATGCATCTATTTTTTTATAAAATATTGGTTTCAGAAAAAGTTGGTAGGTATTATAATATGAATGGTAAGACAAACTAAATAGCTAGTTGTTTATTCAAAAATAAAAGATTTAT from Bacilli bacterium PM5-9 encodes the following:
- a CDS encoding putative transcriptional regulator (product_source=KO:K07727; cath_funfam=1.10.260.40; cog=COG3655; ko=KO:K07727; pfam=PF13443; smart=SM00530; superfamily=47413), with translation MGKIVLHLDRMMVERQISLNDLAQQVGISNVNLSKIKTNKVNAIRFSTLEAICKSLDCQPGDILKYEE